Proteins from a genomic interval of Rattus norvegicus strain BN/NHsdMcwi chromosome 2, GRCr8, whole genome shotgun sequence:
- the Tdpoz2l8 gene encoding TD and POZ domain-containing protein 2-like, whose translation MSGDLEDKLCGYTHISVQKFCYKWTISNFSFCMDGIWEIITSPVFSLEANEEVQWCLTLYPNGVDEESKDYLSVCLGLHSCPKSPVLAKFQCWIINAQGEKHQITEIPNVIRFLPNEQWALRKFILRDFLLSHRHWLLPEDQLILCCKVSIVGPSFSRPGHNMRPAIKDPTQMLANDIGELWENSLFTDCTLVVDGQEFRAHKAILAARSPVFRAMFEHEMQERLTNRIEIHDIHLQVFKEMMAFIYTGKAPHLHSHSMATGLLATADKYDLQDLKVICEDSLCRNLSVKNAVTTLILADLHSTEHLKTKAMDFIILHASEVSETLEWKSMVGSHPHLVEEAFRTLASVHCFSLEPSLKRQKIF comes from the coding sequence ATGTCAGGGGACCTGGAAGACAAGCTCTGCGGCTACACACATATCAGTGTTCAGAAATTCTGCTACAAGTGGACCATTAGcaacttttcattttgtatgGATGGAATTTGGGAAATTATTACAAGCCCAGTGTTCTCATTAGAGGCCAATGAAGAAGTGCAATGGTGTTTGACATTATATCCAAATGGTgttgatgaagaaagcaaagattaccTGTCTGTTTGCCTGGGTTTGCACAGTTGTCCAAAGAGCCCAGTTTTGGCAAAGTTCCAGTGCTGGATCATAAATGCCCAAGGAGAGAAACATCAAATTACAGAGATCCCAAATGTTATAAGGTTTCTTCCAAATGAACAATGGGCATTGAGGAAGTTCATCCTTCGAGATTTCCTCCTCTCTCATAGGCATTGGCTTCTCCCTGAAGACCAGCTCATCCTGTGTTGCAAGGTGTCCATAGTAGGACCCTCCTTTAGCAGGCCTGGACATAACATGAGACCTGCAATCAAGGATCCAACACAGATGTTGGCTAATGACATAGGAGAGCTGTGGGAAAATTCCCTCTTCACAGACTGCACCCTTGTTGTAGATGGGCAGGAATTCAGAGCTCACAAAGCCATCCTAGCAGCTCGctctccagttttcagagccatgtttgaacatgaaatgcaGGAGCGCCTAACAAACCGCATTGAGATCCATGACATTCACCTGcaagtctttaaggaaatgatgGCCTTCATTTACACAGGGAAGGCACCACATCTCCACAGCCACTCAATGGCCACTGGTTTGTTGGCAACTGCTGATAAGTATGATCTGCAGGACTTGAAGGTCATTTGTGAGGATTCCCTGTGCAGGAACCTCTCTGTGAAGAATGCTGTAACAactctcatcctggctgacctccacagCACAGAGCACCTGAAGACTAAGGCCATGGATTTCATTATACTTCATGCTTCTGAAGTCTCTGAGACCTTGGAGTGGAAGTCAATGGTGGGGTCACATCCCCACTTGGTGGAGGAAGCATTTCGCACCCTAGCTTCTGTACATTGTTTTTCCTTGGAGCCCTCACTCAAACGCCAAAAGATATTTTAG